The following nucleotide sequence is from Camelus ferus isolate YT-003-E chromosome 35, BCGSAC_Cfer_1.0, whole genome shotgun sequence.
GCACCCCTGCTTCGATGAGACGGCCACCTTCCCCGCACAGCCAATCCCGAGGCCGGCTGGATCGGGGGCGGCCTCATggggccccaggaggcaggggaggccagCTGTTGGCCCCCGGCCCTGCCTGGCGGGCCCGGAGCCACAGCCCCGAGGAGCAGGCTGTGCTGCTGGTGCGTTGGGACCGAGACGGGCAGCGCTCGTGGGTGCcacagggcaggggcagtgggggctCGGGCAGGAGCAGCCCCCAGACTCCCTGTGcccacagccctgcagccctCCGGCCTCcccgggcccccagccccagtccagaGTTGAGCACCACCCCAGCCAGTGTCTTCCACACCCCGCTGCAGCTTGACCCAAAGCAGGAGCAGCCACTCTTCCGGCGCCTGGAAGAGGAGTTCCTGGCCAACGCCCGAGCCCTTGACGCTGCTGCTGGCGGGACCCCCACTGGACCAGCCCCTGACCCGGTTCGGGCCCCAGACCCTCAAGCTCCTGACTCAGCCTACTGTTCTTCCAGCGTCTCCTCTTCGTCCCTCAGCATCCTGGGTAGCAAGTGTGGCCGACTGGGGTACTCTGGCAGGATGGCCAACGGGCTGCCCAGGCCCTGAGGCCCAGCCCTGTCCAGTTCTTCTGATGaaggcagcccctgccctggtgCAGGGGGCCCACCAGATGCACCTGGTGGACCCCTGGCCGGCCCAGAGGCCCCAAGGACCTGGGCACGAGGCCGGACGGACACACAGCCAGACCAAAAACCCTCACACATCCCCACACCGAGGGGCCCCCACCGCCCATCTGAACTCACGGAGTCTGGGTCCTGGCATGCCCTGCACTCAGTCAACTTAAGGTAGAGCCAGATTTCTGGATATGAGGGACCAGCCCAGCTGACCCCAGCCCTccattccttctccttttcctttgtggCCTTAACCCCTCTGCATCAgggagccccctcccctgcctcttgggGACCAGACCTCATGGGACCAGACCCCGTGGGACCACAAGGCATAATGGGACCTCTGTTGTACATTCCGGTTGGGGGATGAGCATTGATATTTAATTACTAATATTATTGAATAACTTAGAGGAGGCTGGGCCAGCCCAGTGAGGACCTCTCTTGAGGTCCTGTGGCCCTGCAGAGCCTGACAGTAAAGTTTtgtttcagcaaaaaaaaaaaaaaaaaaaaaaaaaaaggtgtgtaaTTCCACTAATTTGAGGTACTCTGAAAAGACAaatttgtagagacagaaagtagaataaaggTTACCAGGGCTTAGGGGACTAGGGAGCTATTTAATGGTTACAGAGTTtggtttgggatgatgaaaa
It contains:
- the LOC102522893 gene encoding LOW QUALITY PROTEIN: GAS2-like protein 1 (The sequence of the model RefSeq protein was modified relative to this genomic sequence to represent the inferred CDS: inserted 1 base in 1 codon), producing the protein MTPSDLSNFDELARELMGRCTCPDQFPTIKASXGKYRVGGSSLLIFVRVLRSHVIVRVGGGWDTLEHYLDKHDSCRCSSTAHRPPQLKAGTFSPQRVSPTPSPRAGSPAPAAEHRGSRPEVTPISLRSSKEGPETPLRTRDQLPALPNPRSSRYSGDSDSTASSAQSGGLLCPRSEDSGTGPQRERPSERVTTGTPASMRRPPSPHSQSRGRLDRGRPHGAPGGRGGQLLAPGPAWRARSHSPEEQAVLLVRWDRDGQRSWVPQGRGSGGSGRSSPQTPCAHSPAALRPPRAPSPSPELSTTPASVFHTPLQLDPKQEQPLFRRLEEEFLANARALDAAAGGTPTGPAPDPVRAPDPQAPDSAYCSSSVSSSSLSILGSKCGRLGYSGRMANGLPRP